One Helicoverpa zea isolate HzStark_Cry1AcR chromosome 11, ilHelZeax1.1, whole genome shotgun sequence genomic window carries:
- the LOC124634768 gene encoding probable mitochondrial glutathione transporter SLC25A40 isoform X2 produces the protein MIREDDPQFRITPFQQMASACSGALITSLFMTPLDVVKIRLQAQQKALLSNKCYLYCNGLMEHICPCGDSAWIPRRVHFNGTMDAFYKIAKLEGVPALWSGLSPTLVLALPCTVIYFVSYEQLRYRMKTKYNAATHTTIQPMWIPMIAGATARMTAVTIVSPLELIRTKMQSKKLSYADITVALRQVIKYEGYRGLFRGLGSTLLRDVPFSGLYWTTFETTKKAFNKPDSEKNTFLFNFFCGSVAGSIAALVTLPFDVLKTHQQIELGEKEIYTVHQRASNMKNIARTIYTNHGVKGLFTGFLPRIFKVAPACAIMIATFEYGKQFFQKYNTQKYKEKMQRHQEIVLMGQPSKNDYS, from the exons ATGATTCGAGAAGATGACCCTCAGTTTCGGATTACTCCATTCCAGCAAATGGCATCGGCGTGTTCCGGTGCCCTTATAACCTCGTTATTCA TGACACCGCTGGATGTGGTTAAAATAAGGCTGCAAGCTCAGCAGAAGGCACTGCTCTCGAATAAATGCTACCTTTATTGCAATGGTCTTATGGAACATATATGCCCCTGCGGAGACTCAGCATGGATACCCCGACGAGTGCACTTCAACGGCACGATG GATGCATTTTACAAAATAGCTAAATTAGAAGGAGTTCCCGCTCTATGGTCTGGATTAAGTCCTACTTTAGTCTTGGCTTTGCCATgtacagttatttattttgtatcgtACGAACAGCTCAGATATAGGATGAAAACTAAATACAATGCTGCTACTCACACTA CTATACAACCAATGTGGATACCAATGATAGCGGGGGCCACGGCAAGAATGACAGCTGTGACGATTGTCAGTCCTTTAGAACTAATTAGAACAAAAATGCAATCCAAAAAGTTGTCATATGCAG ATATTACAGTAGCTTTGCGACAGGTCATAAAATACGAAGGCTATAGAGGACTATTTCGAGGTTTGGGATCCACATTATTACGAGACGTACCATTTTcag GTTTATATTGGACAACTTTTGAAACAACCAAGAAGGCTTTTAACAAACCGGACTCCGaaaagaatacatttttattcaacTTCTTCTGTGGATCAGTTGCAGGCAgt ATTGCAGCATTAGTAACACTTCCATTTGACGTCCTAAAAACACATCAACAAATAGAATTAGGAGAAAAAGAAATCTATACAG TCCATCAAAGAGCTTCCAATATGAAGAACATCGCGCGAACAATATACACCAACCATGGAGTCAAGGGGCTATTCACGGGATTTTTGCCTCGAATATTTAAAGTGGCACCAGCATGCGCTATTATGATCGCGACATTCGAATATGGAAAACAATTCTTCCAAAAATACAACACACAGAAGTATAAGGAAAAAATGCAAAG gCATCAAGAAATAGTGTTGATGGGCCAACCATCTAAGAATGACTactcataa
- the LOC124634638 gene encoding saccharopine dehydrogenase-like oxidoreductase, translating to MANKSIDIIVFGATGFTGKCAVKNLAILTKDKYCDMTWGIAGRSLNKLQSLKKELSDSGLAVENISIFESDIEDRQSLEKALLLARVVINCTGPNTTLSPPIVEACIECGTHYVDISAEMFHILSLYQRYNKAAEDKSTLIIPSCGFAAIPSETGMIYLERQFKGTLHTVECYVELLLPKRTYVPGRALLHNGTWTSLVYVLEYFKDYLTLWKELFPKPVEPVPEEMNKSFFHRHNGRCWFPYPGTDNDLVNMSQRYLHNKNQKKPVHFGAYTTVPLFFHWIVIAAIYLYYYLSYFKFFRNWLINCPRLFTLGYASKKGPTDRTRKDTKFEFVLNGKGWELDGKLESRPTKTMSVKVSGNDPGYDATSIAIIMSAITILRESSNMPKGGVVMPGAAFYRTDIVDRLMHEGYSYEILKEVEDL from the exons ATGGCTAACAAAAGTATAGATATAATAGTGTTTGGTGCTACAGGGTTCACTGGAAAATGTGCTGTGAAAAATCTAGCTATATTAACAAAAGATAAATATTGTGATATGACATGGGGTATTGCTGGTCGTTCTTTGAATAAACTACAGAGTTTAAAAAAGGAACTGAGTGATTCTG GTTTGGCAGTAGAGAACATTTCGATATTTGAAAGTGACATTGAGGATCGTCAATCCTTGGAGAAAGCATTGCTCCTGGCCAGGGTCGTCATCAACTGTACGGGCCCCAATACGACCCTGAGCCCTCCCATTGTAGAAGCCTGCATCGAATGTGGTACACATTACGTCGATATTTCTGCTGAAATGTTT CACATACTCAGCCTATATCAACGATATAACAAAGCGGCAGAAGATAAAAGCACACTGATTATCCCAAGCTGTGGATTTGCTGCTATACCATCGGAAACTGGCATGATATACCTTGAGAGACAATttaaag GGACTTTACACACAGTAGAATGCTACGTAGAGCTTCTGTTACCAAAGAGAACGTATGTACCTGGCCGAGCCCTCCTACACAATGGAACATGGACATCCCTCGTTTATGTGTTGGAATATTTCAAAGATTACCTCACTTTATGGAAAGAGCTGTTTCCTAAACCCGTGGAGCCGGTGCCTGAAGAAATGAATAA ATCATTTTTCCATCGACACAACGGCCGATGTTGGTTTCCTTACCCAGGGACGGACAATGATTTAGTCAACATGTCCCAAAGatatttacacaataaaaatcaaaagaaacctGTACATTTCGGGGCTTACACCACAGTTCCTCTGTTCTTTCACTGGATTGTAATTgctgctatttatttgtattattactTGAGTTACTTCAAGTTCTTTAGGAATTGGTTAATTAATTGTCCCCGCCTTTTCACCCTGGGTTACGCATCTAAAAAAGGACCCACCGATCGGACGAGAAAGGATACAAAATTTGAGTTTGTCCTAAATGGTAAAGGATGGGAGCTAGATGGAAAATTGGAATCAAGGCCGACGAAAACTATGTCGGTGAAG GTATCGGGCAATGATCCTGGTTACGATGCAACAAGTATAGCAATCATCATGAGTGCAATCACGATATTAAGAGAAAGTTCAAACATGCCCAA AGGGGGAGTCGTCATGCCCGGAGCAGCATTCTACAGAACCGATATCGTAGATAGATTGATGCATGAAGGTTACAGCTACGAAATTTTAAAAGAAGTAGAAGATCTGTAG
- the LOC124634770 gene encoding U6 snRNA-associated Sm-like protein LSm8 — translation MASGLENYVNQTVSVITSDGRNFIGTLKGFDQTINIILDESHERVFSSSTGVAQVVLGLHIIRGDNVAIVGQIDESIDSRLDLGNIKAEPLGSIVH, via the coding sequence ATGGCTTCGGGACTGGAAAATTATGTGAATCAAACAGTGTCAGTGATAACTTCAGACGGCCGGAATTTTATTGGAACTTTAAAAGGTTTTGATCAGACGATAAACATTATATTGGATGAATCCCACGAGCGAGTGTTCTCTTCTTCAACTGGTGTGGCGCAAGTGGTTCTTGGACTTCACATAATACGCGGCGACAATGTAGCGATCGTCGGCCAAATAGACGAATCTATTGATAGCAGATTAGACCTTGGGAATATAAAGGCAGAACCCTTGGGTTCTATTGTTCATTAG
- the LOC124634454 gene encoding vacuolar protein sorting-associated protein 4: MASSNTLQKAIDLVTKATEEDKNKNYEEALRLYEHGVEYFLHAVKYEAQGERAKESIRAKCLQYLDRAEKLKEYLKKGSKKKPVKDGESNSKSEDKKSDSDSDSDNPEKKKLQGKLEGAIVVEKPHVKWSDVAGLEAAKEALKEAVILPIKFPHLFTGKRIPWKGILLFGPPGTGKSYLAKAVATEANNSTFFSVSSSDLVSKWLGESEKLVKNLFELARQHKPSIIFIDEIDSLCSSRSDNESESARRIKTEFLVQMQGVGNDMDGILVLGATNIPWVLDSAIRRRFEKRIYIALPEEHARLDMFKLHMGNTRHQLTEQDLKVLAAKTEGYSGADICIVTRDALMQPVRKVQSATHFKKVSGPSPLDPNVTVNDLLTPCSPGDPGAMEMTWMDVPGDKLNEPPVTMSDMLRSLAISKPTVNDEDMVRLRKFMEDFGQEG, from the coding sequence ATGGCGTCATCCAATACCCTGCAAAAGGCTATTGACCTCGTCACAAAAGCTACGGAGGAGGACAAGAATAAAAACTATGAAGAAGCATTACGTTTATATGAACATGGTGTAGAGTACTTTCTCCATGCTGTTAAATATGAAGCTCAGGGTGAACGGGCTAAAGAAAGTATAAGAGCAAAATGTCTGCAGTACTTGGACAGAGCTGAGAAACTCAAGGAATACCTCAAAAAGGGCAGCAAGAAAAAGCCAGTCAAGGATGGAGAGTCCAACTCCAAAAGTGAGGATAAAAAGAGTGATAGCGACAGTGACTCCGATAATCCTGAGAAGAAGAAGCTCCAAGGAAAACTTGAAGGTGCTATTGTAGTAGAAAAACCACACGTCAAGTGGAGTGATGTTGCTGGTTTGGAGGCAGCTAAAGAAGCTTTGAAGGAAGCTGTTATTCTTCCTATCAAGTTTCCTCATCTTTTCACTGGTAAAAGAATACCCTGGAAGGGAATCTTACTTTTTGGACCCCCTGGTACTGGTAAATCTTACTTGGCCAAGGCTGTGGCCACTGAGGCAAATAACTCAACATTTTTCTCAGTATCATCTTCAGATCTTGTTTCTAAATGGCTTGGTGAGTCTGAGAAATTGGTAAAGAATCTTTTCGAACTTGCTCGCCAGCACAAGCCCAGCATCATATTCATTGACGAAATCGATTCTCTATGTTCATCGCGTTCCGACAACGAGTCCGAGTCTGCACGACGAATTAAAACCGAATTTCTTGTACAGATGCAGGGTGTAGGCAATGATATGGATGGTATTTTAGTTCTGGGCGCCACAAATATCCCGTGGGTACTCGACTCCGCCATCCGAAGACGATTCGAGAAACGTATTTACATTGCTCTCCCAGAAGAGCATGCGCGCTTGGACATGTTCAAATTGCACATGGGAAACACAAGACACCAACTTACAGAGCAAGATTTGAAGGTGCTGGCTGCTAAAACTGAAGGCTATTCAGGTGCTGACATATGTATCGTTACACGCGATGCATTGATGCAGCCTGTACGTAAGGTACAATCAGCTACACATTTCAAGAAAGTGTCTGGTCCCAGCCCTCTTGACCCCAATGTGACTGTCAATGATCTTTTAACTCCATGTTCTCCTGGTGACCCTGGTGCCATGGAAATGACCTGGATGGACGTCCCTGGCGACAAATTGAACGAACCCCCAGTAACAATGTCGGACATGCTTCGATCTCTAGCAATATCTAAACCTACCGTAAATGACGAAGATATGGTCAGACTCAGGAAGTTCATGGAAGATTTTGGTCAGGAAGGATAG
- the LOC124634768 gene encoding probable mitochondrial glutathione transporter SLC25A40 isoform X1, protein MIREDDPQFRITPFQQMASACSGALITSLFMTPLDVVKIRLQAQQKALLSNKCYLYCNGLMEHICPCGDSAWIPRRVHFNGTMDAFYKIAKLEGVPALWSGLSPTLVLALPCTVIYFVSYEQLRYRMKTKYNAATHTTIQPMWIPMIAGATARMTAVTIVSPLELIRTKMQSKKLSYADITVALRQVIKYEGYRGLFRGLGSTLLRDVPFSGLYWTTFETTKKAFNKPDSEKNTFLFNFFCGSVAGSIAALVTLPFDVLKTHQQIELGEKEIYTDGKVHQRASNMKNIARTIYTNHGVKGLFTGFLPRIFKVAPACAIMIATFEYGKQFFQKYNTQKYKEKMQRHQEIVLMGQPSKNDYS, encoded by the exons ATGATTCGAGAAGATGACCCTCAGTTTCGGATTACTCCATTCCAGCAAATGGCATCGGCGTGTTCCGGTGCCCTTATAACCTCGTTATTCA TGACACCGCTGGATGTGGTTAAAATAAGGCTGCAAGCTCAGCAGAAGGCACTGCTCTCGAATAAATGCTACCTTTATTGCAATGGTCTTATGGAACATATATGCCCCTGCGGAGACTCAGCATGGATACCCCGACGAGTGCACTTCAACGGCACGATG GATGCATTTTACAAAATAGCTAAATTAGAAGGAGTTCCCGCTCTATGGTCTGGATTAAGTCCTACTTTAGTCTTGGCTTTGCCATgtacagttatttattttgtatcgtACGAACAGCTCAGATATAGGATGAAAACTAAATACAATGCTGCTACTCACACTA CTATACAACCAATGTGGATACCAATGATAGCGGGGGCCACGGCAAGAATGACAGCTGTGACGATTGTCAGTCCTTTAGAACTAATTAGAACAAAAATGCAATCCAAAAAGTTGTCATATGCAG ATATTACAGTAGCTTTGCGACAGGTCATAAAATACGAAGGCTATAGAGGACTATTTCGAGGTTTGGGATCCACATTATTACGAGACGTACCATTTTcag GTTTATATTGGACAACTTTTGAAACAACCAAGAAGGCTTTTAACAAACCGGACTCCGaaaagaatacatttttattcaacTTCTTCTGTGGATCAGTTGCAGGCAgt ATTGCAGCATTAGTAACACTTCCATTTGACGTCCTAAAAACACATCAACAAATAGAATTAGGAGAAAAAGAAATCTATACAG ATGGTAAAGTCCATCAAAGAGCTTCCAATATGAAGAACATCGCGCGAACAATATACACCAACCATGGAGTCAAGGGGCTATTCACGGGATTTTTGCCTCGAATATTTAAAGTGGCACCAGCATGCGCTATTATGATCGCGACATTCGAATATGGAAAACAATTCTTCCAAAAATACAACACACAGAAGTATAAGGAAAAAATGCAAAG gCATCAAGAAATAGTGTTGATGGGCCAACCATCTAAGAATGACTactcataa
- the LOC124634682 gene encoding uncharacterized protein LOC124634682 has translation MNVCICLRIVGITVPPLKQRGESSTLTCDYDLEGGRLYSVKWYRDNEEFYRYMPKLRPPQHAHKLDGVKVDLEKSTARRVHLRELTLKSRGLYRCEVSEEAPSFHSAQAEAFMEVYYFPRETPRITGYERPYQLKEPLDVNCSSAKSFPAPDLQWMIDGQKITDRSWLVAFGAKPAPQGLLVSTLGLRAPTKPRMKLKCVATIGTHRRERTVIIEINSSSWNKSFSLLIMITLNIVCVKIS, from the exons TGTGCATATGCCTCCGCATAGTCGGCATTACCGTACCACCTCTGAAGCAGCGAGGGGAGTCATCCACACTCACCTGTGACTACGACCTGGAAGGAGGTCGGTTATACTCCGTCAAGTGGTACCGCGACAACGAGGAGTTCTACCGGTACATGCCGAAGTTGAGGCCTCCGCAGCACGCTCATAAGTTAGATGGTGTAAAAGTTGAT TTAGAGAAATCAACGGCCCGTCGGGTCCACCTTCGGGAGTTGACGCTCAAATCCCGAGGGCTGTACCGCTGTGAAGTATCGGAGGAAGCTCCCTCGTTCCACTCAGCTCAAGCCGAGGCCTTCATGGAAGTTTATT aCTTTCCCCGCGAAACTCCACGCATCACGGGATACGAACGACCGTATCAATTGAAAGAACCGCTAGATGTTAACTGCTCATCTGCAAAATCCTTTCCCGCACCAGACCTTCAATGGATGATAGATGGTCAAAAA ATAACTGACAGATCATGGCTGGTAGCATTTGGCGCGAAACCCGCACCGCAAGGACTGTTGGTGTCTACCCTCGGCTTGAGAGCACCGACCAAGCCTCGCATGAAGCTCAAGTGCGTCGCTACTATAGGCACGCATAGAAGAGAACGGACTGTCATCATAG aaataaacTCATCAAGCTGGAACAAATCATTCAGTTTGCTAATAATGATAACACTGAACATTGTTTGTGTGAAGATATCGTGA
- the LOC124634387 gene encoding putative peptidyl-tRNA hydrolase PTRHD1, whose amino-acid sequence MSNTIVQYILLRTDLLKELGWSIGSVVAQACHASTAVLHLYKDDETTIQYLNDMDNMHKVVLEVPNEEALKKVTEKLKENSIAHKLWKEQPENIPTCLALKPYPKDEVKKFVGKYKLMKLQLNA is encoded by the exons ATGTCGAATACAATTGTACAGTATATTCTGCTTCGTACTGATTTGCTGAAGGAGCTGGGATGGTCGATAGGTTCCGTAGTGGCCCAGGCTTGTCACGCATCGACAGCTGTGCTTCATCTCTACAAAGATGACGAAACAACTATACAGTATCTGAATGATATGGATAATATGCACAAAGTGGTGCTAGAG GTGCCCAATGAAGAAGCATTGAAAAAGGTGACAGAAAAGTTAAAAGAAAACTCAATAGCACACAAACTATGGAAAGAACAGCCAGAAAATATTCCCACTTGCTTAGCTCTCAAGCCTTATCCTAAGGATGAAGTTAAGAAATTTGTAGGAAAATATAAACTAATGAAGCTTCAACTTAATgcgtaa